One genomic window of Candidatus Pseudobacter hemicellulosilyticus includes the following:
- a CDS encoding SusD/RagB family nutrient-binding outer membrane lipoprotein, giving the protein MKRFINYIVVSTLILGTSSCEKFLDVNDNPNSPTSETLPLNAKLAAPLLSSAIQETGQLNQIGALWAGYWGTNNEGISQFVDLKTYNGPAIRHQRDGIPVWEDGFNNLLYYQLLKEEALAENEYYYAGLSKIMQGWHFLRLVDMYNNIPFDDALQGTKNPTPRYEAGSVVYEKAINLITDGIQDMKNTIPGTEAGTDDILFQGNKSSWIKFANTIKLRALLRQSEVGNNAYIQAELLKIRNEGSGFLNTGENAFIQPGYTTSNANSFWTANYRVVGGATSQNHQNVRPTEYLLEQYELRADPRLPKLYVAVGGAYKGVRFGNPSVTPDYAAAATSPFKGPNENANQPAALFKSAIQPLVLMGSFESLFLQAEAAQRGWTDGDAASLYQSAIQESFKYMEVAASEFTGYYAQTTVNFNDATNKIERIIEQKWLALNSISSLEAWNDYRRLGIPAVPNSLEAPTPQSRPLRLMYPETERMTNNENASLQGSDDMISAKVWWDQ; this is encoded by the coding sequence ATGAAACGTTTTATCAACTATATAGTCGTCAGTACACTGATCCTGGGGACCAGCTCCTGCGAGAAATTCCTGGATGTGAACGACAACCCCAATTCACCCACTTCCGAAACCCTGCCCCTGAACGCCAAGCTGGCGGCCCCGCTGCTCAGTTCCGCTATCCAGGAAACAGGCCAGCTGAACCAGATCGGCGCCCTCTGGGCCGGTTACTGGGGCACCAACAATGAAGGCATCAGCCAGTTTGTAGACCTCAAGACCTACAATGGCCCTGCAATCCGTCACCAGCGGGATGGTATTCCTGTCTGGGAAGACGGGTTCAACAACCTGCTGTACTACCAGCTCCTGAAAGAAGAGGCCCTGGCCGAGAATGAATACTATTATGCAGGTCTGTCCAAGATCATGCAGGGCTGGCATTTTCTCCGCCTGGTGGATATGTACAACAATATTCCCTTCGATGACGCGCTGCAGGGTACTAAAAACCCAACGCCCCGTTACGAAGCCGGCAGTGTAGTGTATGAGAAAGCCATTAACCTGATCACAGACGGTATCCAGGATATGAAGAACACCATCCCCGGTACAGAAGCCGGTACTGATGATATCCTGTTCCAGGGCAACAAAAGCTCCTGGATCAAATTTGCCAATACCATCAAGCTGCGGGCCCTGCTGCGTCAGAGTGAAGTGGGCAACAACGCCTATATCCAGGCCGAACTGCTGAAGATCCGGAATGAAGGATCGGGCTTTCTCAATACCGGCGAAAATGCTTTCATCCAGCCGGGGTATACTACCAGCAATGCCAACAGTTTCTGGACAGCCAACTACCGGGTGGTAGGCGGCGCTACTTCCCAGAACCACCAGAATGTCCGTCCAACGGAATACCTGCTGGAGCAATATGAACTGCGTGCGGACCCGCGACTGCCCAAGCTCTATGTAGCAGTGGGTGGCGCTTACAAAGGTGTGCGGTTTGGCAATCCTTCCGTAACACCTGACTATGCTGCAGCCGCTACTTCTCCTTTCAAAGGACCCAATGAAAATGCCAACCAGCCGGCCGCCCTGTTCAAGAGCGCTATCCAGCCCCTGGTGCTGATGGGATCTTTTGAAAGCCTGTTCCTGCAAGCTGAAGCGGCACAACGTGGCTGGACCGACGGCGATGCCGCCAGCCTCTATCAATCGGCTATCCAGGAATCTTTCAAATACATGGAAGTGGCTGCCAGTGAATTCACTGGCTATTATGCACAGACCACTGTCAACTTTAATGACGCTACCAATAAAATTGAGCGGATCATTGAGCAGAAATGGCTGGCGCTGAACAGCATCAGCAGTCTTGAAGCCTGGAATGATTACCGCAGGCTGGGTATCCCGGCGGTGCCCAATTCGCTGGAAGCGCCTACGCCACAGTCGCGCCCGCTCCGGCTTATGTATCCTGAAACAGAAAGGATGACCAATAATGAAAATGCCTCCCTGCAGGGGAGTGATGATATGATCTCAGCCAAAGTATGGTGGGATCAGTAA
- a CDS encoding SusC/RagA family TonB-linked outer membrane protein, with protein sequence MYRFLLSCLLLLAAPALMAQSIPFRGTVLEETTGAPLAGATIQVKGKENRTVADDKGSFQINANSGDILVISFAGFLSREVSVRPNRAMLVIDLSRTTEQLSEVVVTGALGIKRTAKEVGAGAQVVSNKELNQGRTINPLFGLTSKVSGLRINSYDSKVDPQVQITLRGTRSLSRTAGIDGRNPNAPLYVVDGIPVPDIARLNPNDIEDITVLKGANAAALYGSEGVNGALMITTKQGKKGRTSVNFSHTTTFSQVYLLPPAQTQYGQGNDGVYDPTQYESWGPAFDNTMKDFGLPLPDGTQPQLLYAAPSKDNRLDLFQTGLNVQNDISFSGGDDRSTYFFSAQNVDVKGIIPEDKNNRTNLRFNGTRKFGKLNVGHTLNYAYNKKSTTPDGPWIGAYRYPANFDFGMVKDWENPLSPGNPLNYFTSQGSWLRNPYFLIDNIRDESTQSVLNGKIEMEYPVTSWFRAMYRAGLYVLNDETRSFTRKFDAPGTRNVPGIVTDGTNTYRRFNSDLILHFNKDFNKLSTRLVLGQNTRTDYRKQISVGVSNSGGTGQLLYPDLINIGSRSGNLAGTVAITEQRSAAVYGEFTAGYDGYLFLTLTGRNDWTSVLSKENRSYFYPGVSASFIASDALDFLKNSNTISYAKVYASWNKTGNVTLTPYQLQNAYSQTNGFPFGNLVGFLPGLTNPNPNIEPEFVTSWETGVQLSFFNNRLNLEAGYIYSDSKGQIFNATASRATGYNSARVNAGRLTNSIVEASINGDVVRTKDLRWNLGFNFTYINNQVKELYGGLDNINNFRQSYGWIGYAFPLLLVSDYKRDPEGRVVVDATTGDPIIAAENTKLGPLVPSYQMGVSTQVQFKGISLAAQFDWRMGGWLYSEIVPAMYAAGTDPRTAEFNRQPFVYPNSVIETAPGHFEENSSKLTSGGGRAFWSKQGEVQINTAAPSDFFKLRELNIGYTLPQSLLSRQGFVKEVNIGFVATNLFIIRHKDNKYGDPEYLYNNTDGYLSFRQVPPYRTFGFSVNARF encoded by the coding sequence ATGTATAGATTTTTACTAAGCTGCTTATTACTGCTCGCTGCGCCGGCGCTGATGGCACAGTCCATCCCCTTCCGCGGCACAGTACTGGAAGAAACCACAGGCGCCCCGCTGGCAGGGGCCACTATCCAGGTGAAAGGAAAAGAGAACAGAACGGTAGCCGACGACAAAGGTTCTTTCCAGATCAACGCCAATAGCGGCGATATCCTGGTGATCTCCTTTGCCGGTTTTCTCTCCAGAGAAGTATCGGTAAGGCCCAACAGGGCGATGCTGGTAATAGACCTTTCCAGGACCACCGAACAGTTATCAGAAGTAGTAGTGACCGGTGCGCTGGGCATCAAACGCACTGCCAAAGAGGTAGGCGCCGGCGCCCAGGTAGTGTCCAATAAAGAACTGAACCAGGGACGAACCATCAACCCGCTGTTTGGCCTGACCAGTAAAGTATCCGGTTTGCGCATCAACAGCTACGACAGCAAAGTGGACCCCCAGGTGCAGATCACGCTTCGTGGCACCCGCTCCCTGAGCCGTACCGCCGGTATCGATGGTCGCAATCCCAATGCGCCTTTGTATGTGGTGGATGGTATTCCTGTTCCGGATATCGCCCGCCTCAATCCGAATGATATTGAGGACATCACCGTACTCAAAGGCGCCAATGCCGCTGCCCTCTACGGTTCTGAAGGCGTGAACGGCGCCCTGATGATCACCACCAAACAGGGAAAGAAAGGACGCACTTCCGTTAACTTCTCCCATACCACTACTTTTTCACAGGTATACCTGCTGCCACCTGCCCAAACCCAGTACGGTCAGGGCAATGACGGCGTGTATGATCCCACCCAGTATGAATCCTGGGGACCTGCATTCGACAATACCATGAAGGATTTCGGGCTGCCGCTGCCGGACGGCACACAGCCTCAGTTATTATATGCTGCACCATCCAAAGATAACCGGCTGGACCTGTTCCAGACCGGTCTCAACGTGCAGAACGATATCTCTTTCTCCGGAGGGGACGACCGCAGCACCTATTTCTTCTCCGCCCAGAATGTGGACGTGAAAGGCATTATTCCCGAAGACAAGAACAACCGGACCAACCTGCGTTTCAACGGTACCCGCAAATTCGGGAAGCTCAATGTGGGCCATACCCTCAACTATGCGTATAACAAGAAAAGCACCACGCCGGACGGTCCCTGGATCGGCGCCTACCGCTACCCGGCCAATTTCGATTTTGGTATGGTGAAGGACTGGGAAAACCCGCTCTCACCGGGCAACCCGCTGAATTATTTTACCAGCCAGGGCAGCTGGCTGCGCAATCCTTATTTCCTGATCGATAATATCCGTGACGAGAGCACACAATCTGTCCTCAACGGTAAAATTGAAATGGAATATCCTGTTACCAGCTGGTTCCGGGCCATGTACCGCGCCGGTCTCTATGTGCTGAACGATGAGACCCGTAGCTTCACCCGCAAGTTTGACGCGCCCGGCACCCGCAATGTGCCCGGTATTGTGACCGATGGCACCAATACTTACCGCCGCTTCAACAGCGACCTGATCCTGCATTTCAACAAAGACTTCAATAAGCTGTCTACCCGCCTGGTGCTGGGTCAGAACACCCGCACGGATTACCGCAAGCAGATCAGCGTTGGCGTCAGCAACAGCGGCGGCACCGGTCAGCTCCTGTATCCGGACCTGATCAATATCGGCAGCCGCTCCGGTAACCTGGCCGGTACCGTAGCCATCACCGAACAGCGCTCTGCCGCCGTGTACGGTGAATTCACTGCTGGTTATGACGGCTACCTGTTCCTGACCCTTACCGGGAGGAACGACTGGACCTCCGTCCTCAGCAAAGAGAACCGTTCCTACTTCTATCCCGGCGTCAGTGCGTCCTTCATTGCCAGTGACGCCCTGGACTTCCTGAAGAATAGCAATACTATCTCTTATGCCAAGGTCTATGCTTCCTGGAATAAAACAGGTAACGTGACCCTGACACCCTACCAGCTGCAGAACGCCTATAGCCAGACCAATGGTTTTCCTTTTGGTAACCTGGTGGGCTTCCTGCCCGGGCTGACCAACCCCAACCCCAATATTGAGCCTGAGTTTGTGACCAGCTGGGAAACAGGGGTGCAGCTGAGCTTTTTCAACAACCGCCTCAACCTGGAAGCCGGTTATATCTATTCCGATTCCAAAGGCCAGATCTTCAATGCTACGGCTTCCCGTGCCACGGGGTATAATTCCGCCCGTGTGAATGCCGGTCGCCTCACCAACAGCATCGTGGAAGCCAGCATCAATGGGGATGTGGTTCGTACAAAAGACCTGCGCTGGAACCTGGGCTTCAACTTTACGTATATCAACAACCAGGTGAAAGAGCTGTATGGTGGTCTGGACAATATCAACAATTTCCGCCAGTCGTACGGATGGATCGGTTATGCTTTCCCTCTCCTGCTGGTGAGCGATTATAAAAGAGATCCGGAAGGAAGGGTAGTAGTGGATGCCACTACCGGCGATCCTATTATAGCTGCTGAAAATACCAAGCTCGGTCCCCTGGTGCCGTCTTACCAGATGGGCGTCAGCACACAGGTACAGTTCAAAGGGATCAGCCTGGCTGCGCAGTTCGACTGGCGCATGGGTGGCTGGCTCTACTCCGAGATCGTTCCGGCCATGTATGCCGCAGGTACTGATCCGAGGACTGCTGAATTCAACCGTCAGCCCTTTGTTTATCCCAACTCTGTGATTGAAACAGCGCCAGGTCATTTTGAAGAGAACAGCAGCAAACTGACTTCCGGTGGCGGTCGCGCCTTCTGGAGCAAACAGGGTGAAGTGCAGATCAACACGGCTGCGCCTTCTGACTTCTTCAAGCTGCGCGAGCTGAACATTGGCTATACCTTGCCGCAATCCTTGCTGAGCCGCCAGGGTTTTGTAAAAGAGGTGAACATCGGCTTTGTGGCCACCAACCTCTTCATCATCCGGCATAAGGACAACAAATACGGCGATCCCGAATACCTGTACAACAATACCGATGGTTACCTGAGCTTCCGCCAGGTGCCGCCTTACAGGACCTTCGGCTTCTCCGTGAATGCCAGATTCTGA
- a CDS encoding AraC family transcriptional regulator produces MQSEYLYFELKKETALPIRESRTFHPNKEQPAILYELISPDAIRYCHYKSRNQPEGVMHLENPHPFIQLVFSVHGRSRYRNERAGDCFAELDSGQYNLIYFPAQRSRVEWTSHEQTETFYISLLPELFTRYLPDDHELQERLRKAINNQEPLQLSGHNLPLPSSIRFLLYDILHCPLKERYKNLFLRTKLIELLLLISQHHEEYLHIQDPAANPVLREQDAQRVRLAQQLIAENLRTPFTIIELARQVGTNENYLKKHFKQATGQTIYKYLLDLRMQQARRLLNDEGRSMEEVAQLSGYKRVHHFTDAFKKFFGFVPLKLKLWWLSIWAEWDFAVLVETAECVLPG; encoded by the coding sequence ATGCAGTCAGAGTACCTCTATTTTGAGTTGAAGAAGGAGACGGCATTGCCGATCAGGGAATCAAGAACATTCCACCCCAATAAAGAACAGCCGGCCATTTTGTACGAGCTGATCTCGCCCGATGCCATCCGGTATTGTCATTACAAGAGCCGGAACCAGCCGGAAGGCGTGATGCACCTGGAAAACCCGCACCCTTTTATCCAGCTGGTCTTTTCCGTCCACGGCAGGAGCCGTTACCGCAATGAGCGGGCCGGCGATTGTTTTGCCGAGCTGGACAGTGGTCAGTACAACCTGATCTATTTCCCGGCCCAGCGCAGCCGGGTAGAGTGGACCTCCCACGAACAGACAGAAACATTTTATATCAGCCTGCTGCCGGAACTGTTTACGCGTTACCTGCCGGACGATCATGAACTGCAGGAAAGGTTGCGTAAAGCTATCAACAACCAGGAGCCGCTGCAGCTCAGCGGGCATAACCTGCCCCTGCCCTCTTCTATCCGGTTTTTGCTGTATGATATCCTGCATTGCCCGCTGAAGGAGCGCTATAAGAACCTGTTCCTGCGGACCAAGCTGATTGAACTGCTGCTGCTGATCTCCCAGCATCATGAAGAATACCTCCATATCCAGGATCCTGCGGCCAACCCGGTCCTGCGCGAACAGGATGCACAGCGGGTCAGGCTGGCGCAACAGCTGATTGCGGAGAACCTGCGTACCCCTTTTACCATTATCGAACTGGCGCGGCAGGTAGGCACCAACGAGAACTACCTGAAAAAACATTTTAAGCAGGCCACGGGCCAAACCATCTATAAATACCTGCTGGACCTGCGTATGCAGCAGGCGCGGCGGTTGCTGAACGATGAAGGACGCAGCATGGAAGAAGTGGCCCAGTTATCGGGCTATAAGCGGGTGCATCATTTTACGGATGCGTTCAAGAAATTCTTTGGCTTTGTACCCTTGAAGCTGAAGCTCTGGTGGCTGTCCATCTGGGCGGAATGGGATTTTGCCGTATTGGTGGAAACGGCGGAGTGTGTGCTGCCTGGCTAA
- a CDS encoding DUF4397 domain-containing protein: MKQTIVLLISAALLALGCEKESEDPATPGLAHLMVYNGSADFYNAQGLVLKNNQPLGSRTYNDNGIGLVGAFNFASYSLIDSGSYRIAYLDSSSIPAEAAKLSETRVHLENGQHYTLYLLDSLGFFEILTTRDEVARDPAMANIRLVHLSPDAGEVYLRLDTALVADIKPLSFRGVSHFVKVGPDIKPAIRIMYKDKETGEERTLSRKSFPLQAGRCYTMILRGYRDPADGNVNKTINLSTITNY, translated from the coding sequence ATGAAACAAACTATAGTCTTATTGATAAGCGCCGCCCTCCTGGCCCTGGGCTGTGAGAAAGAAAGTGAAGACCCCGCCACACCGGGACTGGCGCACCTGATGGTCTACAACGGGTCAGCCGATTTTTACAATGCGCAGGGACTGGTCCTGAAGAACAACCAGCCGCTGGGCAGCCGGACCTATAACGACAATGGCATCGGCCTGGTAGGCGCTTTCAATTTCGCTTCCTATTCACTGATAGATAGCGGCAGTTACCGGATCGCTTACCTGGACAGCAGCAGTATACCGGCCGAAGCGGCCAAGCTGTCTGAGACCCGGGTACACCTGGAAAACGGGCAGCATTATACGCTGTACCTGCTGGACAGTCTCGGCTTTTTTGAGATCCTCACCACCCGGGATGAGGTGGCGCGTGATCCGGCCATGGCCAATATCCGCCTCGTACACCTCAGCCCGGATGCGGGAGAAGTGTACCTGCGGCTGGATACTGCGCTGGTGGCTGATATCAAACCGCTTTCCTTCCGGGGCGTGAGCCATTTTGTAAAGGTCGGCCCGGATATCAAGCCCGCCATCCGCATTATGTACAAGGATAAGGAAACGGGGGAAGAGCGGACCCTGTCCCGGAAATCATTCCCGCTGCAGGCGGGCAGGTGTTATACCATGATCCTGCGCGGCTACAGAGATCCGGCAGATGGAAATGTGAACAAGACCATCAACCTTTCTACTATCACCAATTACTGA
- a CDS encoding TonB-dependent receptor translates to MSNKCTAFGVSLQNRERHAGTKWWLLPLFCLLCCSLTAQEKTMEEPVSLSVTRTNATELLDKLDAQTNFSFTFSKNAFREIAVEKIGWEKVTLHKALEELKTRFGIEYQVVNTTISFRLRQPVKEPQTADTVVPGKGGRVTGRVVDFENGDPLIGASISVEGLDWVSLSDSTGHYVLQGLEPGTYTLLVSYVGYEAGRIQNLRITATNATVFDVKLQVRSASSGVVVTGIRRRRVLNSSDEQLVTELYNSQTVVSGISNEQIARTLDRDAGEVVKRVAGVNISEDNYVIVRGLNKRYNLTFLNDAMAPATDADSRAFSYDVINSNAIDRIMVYKSPSADLPGEFSGGLVKIFTKKSQLTRQFDVQFSAQYRPQSSFENVLNYAGSKTDFLGFDDGKRAIPAGIPRAASFNHLSPADNARYSREFKNVYLLDRDYKAGPDLRFNVNYYDAWKIGGQYLRNLTSVSYTNTHEQRVSEQNSLYKHHDGQLTQGIHAARLSVIQSNEIKLMDGLNLELRHFFNTNNQRIAVEDYRQLDDYPEYEFRHQNLYYVQNQLYTGQVAANYAFGKNKANNLKANLSYSTIHKQEPDNRDYTLRRNVQAGNDPVKGGEDENNPWVLGTELISYYTLSRVFNDIKEKTYQGNLDLVYRLTERWGLKAGVYHETRIRDFSSRTFILVNGVNLYDPNLAIIGSRFSSDNGPIPGGGIQIREQYLQHYFNQELFREDGTGYRWLEKTNPNNQYYADNVLNAGYLSTDFNFLQNRLNVFGGLRVEDNSFRILGSHEYGLAAYPLEVKVPVTSWLPSVNISYRPDSAWIIRAGYGKTLNRPEFRETAPMQYTNYLEQETYVGNPLLQPVDIHNWEARLEWFPNSTLRNEMVNIGFFYKVLDKPIERFRMIFSEGFDQFFYVNTGRATVYGMEAEFRKGFGFLPGRFFRNLSTVLNGSWFKSNVDVPGMPDRIGYAGARSRPMQGQSPYLLNAALNYEDAGLGTRISLSYNRAGDYIYAVGANKGERADADIMMHGRDQLDITWRQRINKTFSVNAGVQNVLNAPFLLYQDAKNNYHYDELTGKGPDPNGGSIYDASDVIFRKYYPRPYFSLAVNMIF, encoded by the coding sequence ATGAGTAACAAATGTACAGCCTTTGGAGTGTCCCTCCAAAATAGGGAGCGGCATGCCGGCACTAAATGGTGGTTACTGCCATTGTTCTGCCTGCTCTGCTGCTCACTGACTGCGCAGGAGAAAACAATGGAAGAACCCGTATCCCTGTCTGTGACCAGGACCAATGCCACCGAGCTGCTGGATAAGCTCGATGCGCAGACCAATTTCTCGTTCACATTTTCCAAGAATGCTTTCCGGGAGATTGCCGTGGAAAAGATCGGCTGGGAAAAAGTCACCCTGCACAAAGCCCTGGAAGAACTGAAAACACGTTTTGGGATCGAGTACCAGGTGGTGAACACCACTATCTCTTTCCGCCTGCGCCAGCCGGTTAAAGAGCCGCAGACAGCAGATACTGTTGTGCCCGGCAAAGGCGGCCGCGTGACCGGCAGGGTAGTGGATTTTGAGAATGGTGATCCGCTGATCGGCGCCTCTATATCAGTAGAGGGGCTTGATTGGGTCAGCCTTTCGGACTCCACCGGTCACTATGTATTGCAGGGGCTGGAGCCAGGTACTTACACCCTGCTGGTATCCTATGTAGGGTATGAAGCAGGTCGTATCCAGAATTTGCGGATCACTGCCACAAATGCCACCGTTTTTGATGTGAAGCTGCAGGTGAGGTCCGCCAGTTCAGGTGTAGTGGTGACCGGCATCCGCAGGAGGCGGGTGCTGAACAGTTCCGATGAACAGCTGGTGACTGAACTGTACAATTCGCAGACTGTTGTGTCCGGCATCTCCAATGAGCAGATTGCCCGCACCCTGGACCGGGATGCCGGCGAAGTGGTAAAGCGGGTGGCCGGCGTGAATATTTCGGAAGACAACTACGTTATTGTTCGCGGCCTGAACAAAAGATATAACCTGACCTTTCTGAATGATGCTATGGCGCCGGCGACGGATGCAGATAGTCGCGCTTTTTCCTATGATGTCATCAACAGCAATGCTATTGACCGCATCATGGTCTATAAATCCCCTTCTGCGGACCTGCCCGGTGAATTCTCCGGTGGTCTGGTAAAAATATTTACCAAGAAAAGCCAGCTGACCCGTCAGTTTGATGTGCAGTTCTCGGCCCAGTACCGCCCGCAGTCCAGCTTTGAGAACGTACTCAACTATGCCGGCAGCAAAACCGATTTCCTGGGATTTGATGATGGCAAAAGAGCTATACCCGCGGGTATTCCCCGTGCCGCCAGCTTTAACCACCTCAGTCCTGCGGACAATGCACGGTATTCACGTGAATTCAAAAATGTATATCTGCTGGACAGGGACTATAAAGCCGGTCCCGACCTGCGCTTCAATGTCAACTACTATGACGCCTGGAAGATCGGCGGTCAATATCTGCGTAACCTGACATCGGTCAGCTATACCAATACACATGAGCAGCGCGTGAGTGAACAAAACTCGCTCTACAAACACCATGATGGACAGCTGACCCAAGGAATACATGCAGCGCGTCTTTCCGTGATCCAAAGCAATGAGATCAAGCTCATGGATGGGCTCAACCTGGAGCTGCGTCATTTCTTCAATACCAATAACCAGCGCATTGCCGTAGAGGATTACCGGCAGCTGGACGATTATCCCGAATACGAATTCCGGCACCAGAACCTGTACTATGTGCAGAACCAGCTGTACACCGGTCAGGTGGCTGCCAACTATGCATTTGGCAAGAACAAGGCCAACAACCTCAAAGCCAATCTCAGCTATTCCACTATCCATAAACAGGAACCGGATAACCGGGATTATACCCTGCGCAGGAATGTGCAGGCCGGTAATGATCCGGTAAAAGGTGGGGAGGATGAAAACAATCCCTGGGTGCTGGGCACGGAGCTGATCTCCTATTATACCCTGTCCCGGGTGTTCAATGATATCAAAGAAAAAACCTACCAGGGTAACCTGGACCTTGTTTACCGGCTCACTGAACGTTGGGGCCTGAAGGCTGGCGTGTATCATGAAACCCGCATCAGGGATTTCAGCAGCCGGACCTTTATCCTGGTAAACGGGGTCAATCTTTATGATCCCAACCTGGCCATTATTGGTTCCCGTTTCTCCAGTGATAATGGTCCTATACCTGGCGGCGGCATACAGATCCGCGAACAATACCTGCAGCATTATTTCAATCAGGAACTATTCCGGGAAGATGGCACCGGTTATCGCTGGCTGGAAAAGACCAATCCCAATAACCAGTACTATGCGGACAATGTACTGAACGCGGGTTACCTCAGCACTGATTTCAATTTCCTGCAAAACCGCCTGAATGTATTTGGCGGCCTGCGTGTGGAAGACAATAGCTTTCGGATCCTGGGCAGCCATGAATACGGACTGGCCGCTTATCCGCTGGAAGTAAAAGTGCCCGTTACCTCCTGGCTTCCTTCCGTGAATATTTCCTATCGCCCTGACAGTGCCTGGATCATCCGCGCTGGCTATGGTAAAACCCTGAACAGGCCTGAGTTCCGGGAAACGGCGCCTATGCAGTACACCAATTACCTGGAGCAGGAGACTTATGTGGGCAATCCCCTGCTGCAACCGGTTGATATTCATAACTGGGAGGCCAGGCTGGAATGGTTCCCCAATAGCACTTTAAGGAATGAGATGGTCAATATCGGCTTTTTCTATAAGGTGCTGGACAAACCGATCGAGCGTTTCCGGATGATCTTCTCCGAAGGATTTGACCAGTTCTTTTATGTCAATACCGGTAGGGCTACCGTGTACGGAATGGAAGCGGAGTTCAGAAAAGGGTTTGGTTTCCTGCCCGGCAGGTTCTTCCGTAATCTCTCCACGGTGTTGAATGGCTCCTGGTTCAAGAGCAATGTGGATGTACCGGGTATGCCGGACAGGATAGGGTATGCAGGCGCCCGCTCCAGGCCCATGCAGGGACAATCACCCTACCTGCTGAATGCCGCGCTGAACTATGAAGATGCCGGCCTGGGCACCAGGATCTCGCTGAGCTATAACCGGGCAGGTGATTATATCTATGCAGTAGGCGCCAATAAAGGCGAGCGTGCGGATGCGGATATCATGATGCATGGCCGCGATCAGCTGGACATTACCTGGCGCCAGCGGATCAATAAAACTTTCAGTGTCAATGCCGGCGTACAGAATGTATTGAATGCGCCTTTCCTGCTGTACCAGGATGCAAAGAACAATTACCATTATGATGAGCTGACGGGCAAAGGACCGGATCCCAATGGCGGCAGTATCTATGACGCCTCTGATGTTATTTTCCGGAAGTACTATCCCCGTCCTTATTTCTCCCTGGCTGTAAACATGATTTTCTGA
- a CDS encoding FecR domain-containing protein: MDNNQQQQFRDFLHKYQQGDSSPDEKRSIDHWYEALEPGETNYSAAHPIWASLAAARLRKALPGLQPKTGQRIPVRRIMQWTAAAVLTGLVATGFFYLLQPTDNTSGKPLYTTISTGHNQIKTITLPDGSRVWLNRFSTIEWAGNFGDSARTIQLSGEARFEVTANAGKPFLVRAGGTTTRVLGTMFNITAYPEEQELKVALLNGSVQFVPAGERQPVLLKPGTMSRYRQADSAVSIVAIDQEIDAWTTGATVFNEQPLTEAIARIARQQQWKLVWKNKKRLNGTVSAIFRRETAAQMLDGLAFTHSFHYTIEQDTLIIY; encoded by the coding sequence ATGGACAACAATCAGCAGCAACAGTTCCGGGATTTTCTGCATAAATACCAGCAGGGTGACAGCAGCCCTGATGAAAAGCGATCCATAGATCATTGGTATGAAGCGCTGGAACCTGGAGAAACCAATTATTCCGCGGCCCATCCCATATGGGCCAGCCTGGCAGCAGCAAGGCTGCGCAAAGCCCTGCCGGGATTACAACCGAAGACGGGACAGCGCATTCCTGTCCGCCGGATCATGCAGTGGACAGCAGCGGCGGTACTGACCGGCCTGGTAGCTACCGGCTTTTTCTACCTGCTACAACCCACGGACAATACTTCCGGAAAACCGCTCTACACCACTATCAGCACCGGTCATAACCAGATCAAAACAATTACCCTGCCCGATGGTTCCCGCGTATGGCTGAACCGTTTCTCTACCATTGAATGGGCGGGCAATTTTGGCGATAGCGCCCGTACTATCCAGCTGAGCGGCGAAGCCCGTTTTGAGGTAACCGCCAATGCCGGGAAGCCGTTCCTGGTAAGGGCCGGCGGCACCACTACCCGCGTATTGGGAACAATGTTTAACATCACCGCCTACCCGGAGGAACAGGAGCTGAAAGTAGCCCTGCTTAATGGCAGCGTACAGTTTGTGCCGGCAGGGGAGCGGCAGCCCGTATTGTTGAAGCCCGGCACTATGAGCCGTTACCGGCAGGCCGACAGTGCAGTCAGTATAGTAGCCATTGACCAGGAAATAGATGCCTGGACCACGGGCGCCACAGTATTCAATGAGCAGCCGCTCACAGAAGCTATTGCGCGGATAGCGCGGCAGCAGCAATGGAAACTGGTATGGAAAAATAAGAAGCGGTTGAATGGAACGGTCTCTGCCATCTTCCGGCGGGAGACAGCGGCGCAGATGCTGGACGGCCTGGCCTTCACACATTCATTTCATTATACCATAGAACAGGATACCCTGATCATTTATTAA